One part of the Oceanispirochaeta sp. M1 genome encodes these proteins:
- a CDS encoding ATP-dependent DNA helicase RecQ: protein MNTPLSILQSRFGYDSFRPNQAEIIEAVLDGKDVFASMPTGGGKSICYQVPALCMEGLTLVVSPLIALMKDQVDAAVESGIPAAFINSTLKAKEAAAIYARLYAGELKLLYISPERLALDGYMEKLKELPIHFFAVDEAHCLSEWGHDFRPDYLSLARLRDAFPDIPIAAFTATATKKVQDDIVRILKLNSPFQVRASFNRKELFYRVDRKVKALPQIYSFIKDHEGQAGIVYRTSRKDVEKTAAHLSGKGIKALPYHAGLSQALRAENQEKFNNDDAQVICATIAFGMG from the coding sequence ATGAATACTCCCCTCAGCATATTACAGAGCCGCTTCGGCTACGACAGCTTCAGACCGAATCAGGCAGAGATCATTGAGGCTGTACTGGATGGTAAAGATGTATTTGCCTCCATGCCCACAGGTGGCGGTAAATCTATCTGTTATCAGGTACCTGCTCTATGCATGGAAGGGCTCACCCTTGTTGTCAGTCCCCTTATCGCCCTTATGAAAGATCAGGTGGATGCTGCTGTGGAGTCAGGAATTCCAGCGGCCTTTATAAACAGTACATTAAAGGCTAAAGAGGCAGCGGCTATCTATGCCAGGCTCTATGCCGGAGAACTCAAGCTTCTGTATATTTCCCCCGAGCGACTGGCTCTGGATGGATACATGGAGAAGCTGAAGGAACTCCCTATCCATTTTTTTGCTGTGGATGAGGCTCATTGTCTTTCCGAATGGGGTCATGACTTCCGCCCTGACTACCTTAGCCTGGCCCGTCTGAGGGATGCCTTTCCGGATATTCCCATTGCCGCATTCACCGCTACGGCTACGAAAAAAGTACAAGATGATATAGTCCGAATTCTCAAACTGAACTCACCGTTCCAGGTCCGTGCCTCCTTTAACAGGAAAGAACTCTTCTACCGGGTGGACCGGAAAGTAAAGGCTCTTCCCCAGATATACAGCTTTATCAAAGACCATGAGGGTCAGGCGGGAATCGTATACAGAACAAGTCGGAAGGATGTGGAAAAGACAGCAGCCCATCTCAGCGGGAAGGGGATCAAAGCCCTCCCCTACCACGCAGGCCTATCTCAGGCCCTTCGGGCAGAGAACCAGGAGAAGTTCAACAACGATGATGCCCAGGTAATTTGTGCCACAATCGCATTCGGCATGGGGTAG
- the recQ gene encoding DNA helicase RecQ: MRSLLSNIQTKKEAKKILKSVFGYSSFRDNQIDVITAIMSGKDVFTSMPTGGGKSLCYQIPGLMFDGLTVVISPLIALMKDQVDDAISKGIPAAFLNSTLKKDDISEIYSRLYRNEIKLLYLSPERLAVEGYIDRLHELKVAFFAIDEAHCLSEWGHDFRPDYLFLSQIRDNFPDVPMAAFTATATNKVQDDIIRLLKLKKPLTVRASFDRKELNYQVRPKTEVLSQISAFIKNHPEESGIVYRISRKDVEKTAAHLKKRGIKALHYHAGLNKEERTRNQELFNNDEVDVICATTAFGMGINKNNIRYVVHGDLPKSMEGYYQETGRAGRDGLDSNCVLFFGTGDIAKQNYFIDQIEDPQEQVKCKENLNSLVRFSTVNVCRRKQILEYFGEVHNGECGNCDVCNDITEKVEATVDAQKVLSAIARTNQGFGINHIIDIVWGADTEKIRARNHNELKTFGVGKDKSKKWWRGIINELIGQQAIFQDSDRYNVLCMTELGQNILYGRVDFFISETSASKEPEGPSRDDLLDRGGFKDRALIKLLKEKRTEIAQENHIPPYIIFSDKTLKDMSLLKPRNNDEFLLVSGVGEKKMEVYGPLFLPVINKYLEDN; the protein is encoded by the coding sequence ATGAGGTCATTGTTAAGTAATATTCAAACGAAGAAAGAAGCAAAAAAGATACTCAAATCTGTATTCGGTTACAGTTCATTCAGGGATAACCAGATAGATGTTATCACCGCCATTATGTCCGGGAAGGATGTTTTTACTTCCATGCCGACAGGTGGAGGAAAGAGTCTCTGTTATCAGATTCCCGGATTGATGTTTGATGGACTAACAGTCGTCATCAGTCCGCTTATCGCTTTAATGAAGGACCAGGTTGATGATGCCATTTCCAAAGGTATTCCAGCAGCTTTCCTCAACAGTACCCTGAAAAAGGATGACATATCCGAGATCTACTCTCGACTCTATAGAAATGAAATCAAGCTGTTGTACCTATCTCCTGAACGATTGGCTGTTGAAGGTTATATCGACAGATTGCATGAGCTCAAAGTAGCTTTCTTTGCCATCGATGAGGCTCATTGCCTTTCTGAATGGGGACATGATTTTCGACCTGACTATCTATTTTTATCCCAGATTCGAGACAACTTCCCTGATGTACCTATGGCTGCTTTTACAGCGACTGCGACCAACAAAGTACAGGATGATATTATCCGCTTGTTGAAGCTTAAAAAACCACTCACGGTTCGGGCATCTTTTGACCGTAAAGAACTTAATTACCAAGTCAGACCAAAGACAGAAGTTCTCTCCCAGATATCTGCATTCATCAAGAATCATCCAGAAGAATCAGGTATTGTATATCGTATTAGCAGGAAGGATGTAGAAAAAACAGCAGCCCATTTGAAAAAGCGTGGCATCAAAGCTCTCCACTATCATGCAGGTTTAAATAAAGAAGAAAGAACCAGGAATCAGGAACTATTCAACAATGATGAAGTGGATGTCATATGCGCAACTACTGCATTTGGAATGGGCATAAATAAGAACAACATCCGATACGTTGTCCATGGTGATCTACCCAAGAGCATGGAAGGCTATTACCAGGAGACGGGACGTGCTGGACGGGATGGCCTGGATTCTAACTGTGTTCTCTTTTTTGGAACTGGAGATATTGCGAAACAAAACTACTTCATTGACCAGATTGAAGACCCCCAAGAACAGGTTAAATGCAAAGAAAATCTTAACAGTCTTGTCCGTTTTTCAACCGTCAATGTATGTCGTAGAAAACAGATTCTGGAATACTTTGGAGAGGTTCATAATGGAGAATGTGGAAACTGTGATGTCTGTAATGATATCACTGAAAAAGTAGAAGCTACTGTGGACGCTCAAAAGGTTCTCTCTGCCATTGCTCGAACCAATCAGGGGTTTGGTATCAATCATATCATCGACATTGTCTGGGGAGCCGATACAGAGAAGATCCGTGCCAGAAACCATAATGAGCTAAAGACTTTTGGTGTAGGTAAAGACAAAAGCAAGAAATGGTGGCGTGGTATCATCAATGAGCTAATCGGGCAACAAGCAATTTTTCAGGATAGTGACCGATACAATGTTCTCTGTATGACAGAATTGGGACAGAACATCCTCTATGGCAGGGTTGATTTCTTCATTAGCGAAACCTCTGCTTCAAAAGAACCAGAAGGGCCTTCCAGAGACGACCTCTTGGACCGTGGAGGATTCAAGGATAGAGCTCTAATAAAGCTGCTGAAAGAGAAACGAACCGAGATTGCTCAAGAGAATCATATTCCTCCCTATATCATTTTTTCAGATAAGACGCTTAAAGATATGTCCCTCTTAAAGCCCAGAAACAATGATGAATTTCTACTTGTTTCAGGGGTTGGAGAGAAGAAAATGGAGGTTTATGGTCCTCTTTTCTTACCGGTTATCAATAAGTATCTTGAAGATAACTAA
- a CDS encoding 1-acyl-sn-glycerol-3-phosphate acyltransferase: MRKLKLKSARLSKGYISPRFSPIALGIMNLSREAYMKTGEKISGVKLFNPDPFCRALKDQQKGKNRLIILFRHSEKADAPSLMYAVNKTAEIEGHKLGIKFQKRPHALFLYGKDVPNWAGALAAWIFPRLGHIPVINRGLCRESINDIRKALEENRFPMALAPEGQVTYHSHKTAELEPGIIHMAEWASEHGSVQLLPVAMAYDYGERKESLIQKVRLRWIKETGLTLPEFGRNQNPYDLLIEMTEKTLTLLEESFPPSRAEADNLDMRIATLNETILKEAEKIANIRRSGSVLDRIFKLRYKGVDAWYPENSNPAVYSPWDKSRSDYNSLKAALYVRCSQIVDVLEYIHTSYISDTPLNNRHCEYALNIMDVVNRFRGGNIGTRYTPEMRRALLLPGDPIDFNSFDRNQSKKERFKSVSSHIAERLQYLSETIEDYLI, from the coding sequence TTGAGGAAACTGAAACTAAAGAGCGCCCGCCTCAGCAAAGGATATATATCTCCCCGCTTCAGCCCCATTGCATTGGGGATAATGAACCTTAGCAGAGAAGCTTATATGAAAACGGGAGAAAAAATATCTGGAGTAAAACTATTCAATCCTGACCCCTTCTGCAGAGCCCTTAAAGACCAGCAGAAAGGGAAGAACAGGCTGATAATACTCTTCCGTCACTCCGAAAAGGCCGATGCACCGAGTCTGATGTATGCAGTGAATAAAACAGCTGAAATTGAGGGTCACAAGCTTGGCATTAAATTCCAGAAGAGACCCCATGCCCTCTTTCTCTATGGTAAGGATGTCCCCAACTGGGCCGGAGCACTGGCGGCCTGGATATTTCCAAGGCTGGGTCATATTCCGGTTATAAACAGAGGACTCTGCCGGGAATCTATCAATGATATCCGCAAGGCTCTGGAGGAGAACCGATTCCCCATGGCTTTAGCTCCGGAAGGACAGGTGACTTATCACTCTCATAAGACTGCAGAACTGGAGCCGGGAATTATTCATATGGCCGAATGGGCTTCTGAGCATGGATCTGTTCAGCTTCTTCCGGTAGCAATGGCTTATGACTATGGAGAAAGGAAAGAGAGCCTTATACAAAAGGTTCGGCTTCGCTGGATAAAAGAGACCGGCCTGACACTGCCTGAATTCGGTAGAAATCAGAATCCTTATGACCTCCTTATAGAGATGACAGAAAAAACTCTGACCCTCCTAGAAGAAAGTTTTCCACCATCCAGGGCAGAAGCTGATAATCTGGATATGAGGATAGCCACATTAAATGAAACCATTCTTAAAGAAGCAGAAAAGATTGCCAATATCAGGAGATCGGGATCAGTTCTGGATAGGATATTCAAGCTCCGTTACAAAGGAGTGGATGCCTGGTACCCTGAAAATAGCAATCCTGCAGTATATTCTCCATGGGATAAAAGCAGATCCGACTATAACAGTCTGAAGGCCGCACTCTATGTCCGCTGCTCTCAAATTGTTGATGTCCTTGAATATATCCATACTTCATACATTTCTGATACTCCCCTGAACAACAGGCATTGTGAGTATGCACTGAATATTATGGATGTGGTCAATCGCTTTAGAGGTGGTAATATCGGAACACGCTATACCCCTGAGATGCGTCGTGCCCTTCTTCTCCCTGGAGATCCAATTGATTTTAACTCTTTTGATAGGAATCAATCAAAAAAAGAACGTTTTAAATCAGTCAGCAGCCACATTGCAGAGAGACTGCAATATTTGTCTGAAACCATAGAAGATTATTTGATCTGA